TGAACAGCGCAGCACCGAGTATAATTACTAGTATATTCCGTACTCGAATTCCAGCGAACAAAAACAACACTCCTTCCATAAATCCATTCTTGATGTAATCGCGTCTCTTGTTCGGGACGGCTTGTCCTGCGTACAGACGTATTTTCTTATTGCCGTGCGTCCAATATAGCTAGTATGTGCCAAATATTATATTTTGACAATAGCCAACAGAATGCATACGATAGGAAGGGGAGCTGATGACGATGACGAAAACAATGGAGCAATTACAGCAGGAAGTTGACACATACATAACTGGATTTAAAGAAGGCTACTTCCCTCCGATGGAACTATTAGCAAGACTGACTGAAGAACTTGGGGAATTATCACGTGAAGTTCAGGATCGCTACGGCATGAAAAAGAAAAAATCGACGGAAGCAATCCGGACACTTGAGGAAGAAACGGGCGATTTATTATTCGTCTTAATCTGCTTCGCCAACTCACAGAACATTGATTTAACTAAAGCGCTGGAAACAGTTCTGACAAAATTCAACACAAGAGATAAAGACCGCTGGACTAAAAAGGAGGAAACGGAATGACAATTAAATTAGCTATTGCAGGAGCGAGAGGAAGAATGGGCGGAACAGCAATACTTGCGGCGACTGAAGCGGCAGACATTGAAATTGTGGCGGCACTTGATTATAAACATGATGGCCAATTTTTACATAATGGAAGCGTAACTGATACGAAGGAAGGGATTCCAATTTACACTTCTCTGCAGGCGCTTCAGGCTGCACATCATCCTGACGTATTATTGGATGTGACCGATCCTGATGCAGTATTCACTAACGCGAGTGAAGCACTGTCACTTGGTATGGATGTAGTCATTGGCACATCAGGACTGACAGCAGAGAAGCTTGAAGACTTGGAAAGTATCGCGCTTGAACAGAAAAAAAGTTGTATTATTGCACCGAACTTTTCAATCGGCGCGGTGCTGATGATGAAATTTGCACAGCAGGCTGCACGTTATCTCGGTGACGTTGAAATTCTTGAAATGCACCATGACCGAAAATTGGATGCGCCATCAGGAACAGCTGTTAAAACAGCGGAAATGATCCGTGAAGTGCGGGCTGCCCACATCCAAGGGCATCCGGAAGAACAAGAGAAACTGAAGGGAGCACGCGGTGCGGACGTAGAAGGAATGAAAATACACAGCATTCGTTTACCGGGACTGCTTGCCCATCAGGAAGTGCTGCTTGGCGGCGAAGGCGAATTGCTGAAGATCCGTCATGACTCATTTGACCGCAAATCCTTCATGCCGGGTATTTTATTGGCGGTCCGTGAAGCGGTATCTTCACCAAAATTCGTTTACGGTCTGGAAAAAATAATTGATTAAACTTTTGCAGTGAGGCGGTTTACGTATGCAACATAGAAAATTAAAAGTAGGCGTCATTTGCTATCCGTCTCTTGGGGGATCGGGTGTGGTGGCGACGGAGCTGGGACTTAAAATGGCGGATAAAGGGCACGAGATGCATTATATTACATCAAGCAAACCGTTTCGCTTTTTAGATGTCCATCCGAATATCCAGTTCCACGAAGTAACAATAGAAGGGTATGCTGTATTCAAATATCCTCCTTATGACATAGCCCTTGCCAACTGCATTGCACAAGTCATCGAATCAGAAAAATTGGATTTACTGCACGTGCACTATGCTGTGCCGCACGCGATCTCTGCCATCTTGGCGAAAGACATGGCGGAGTCTGAGATTGGCATCATTACGACACTGCATGGCACCGATGTAACGATTCTCGGCCGCGACCCTGCGTTAAAAAATACATTGTCTTATGGCATCAATAAATCGGACCGTGTGACTGCCGTTTCACGGTCATTACGAAATGAGACAATTGAACTGCTTCATCCGACGACAGCTATTCAGACCATCTATAACTTTATTGATGAAGAAAAATATTATCCTCGGAAAAACAGTCACCTTCGTGAACAGCTCGGACTGGCACCGGATGAAAGAGTAATAATTCATATATCCAACTTCCGCAAAGTGAAGAGAATTCCGGATATTATTGAAAGTTTTCGGCTGATTGACCGAAAGCATAAAGCGAAATTGCTGCTGGTCGGTGAAGGTCCGGAAAAATTTGATCTAGAAGAGTATACAGAAGAGAACGGACTTCAGGATGATATTCTGTTTCTCGGAAAACGTGATGATTTGCCGGAACTATTGTCAATCAGCGACGTCATGCTGCTGCTCTCTGAAAAAGAAGCATTCGGACTTGTTCTGCTTGAAGCATTTGCCTGCGGTGTGCCCGCCGTCGCAACAGCAATTGGAGGGATACCGGAAGTTGTGCAGGACGGGTCCAATGGTTTCTTGGTGCAACTTGGAGATGTACAAGCGGTTGCCGCCCGCGTGACGCACTTGTTAAGCGACCCGGTGCTGCATCAGCAAATGAAAGAAAAAGCGATTCAGACAGTACAGGAAGAATTCAGTTCCGAAGCGATCGTAGCGCAATATGAAAAATTATACTATGAAGTGGCGGCGATGAAATGACGATTTCATTCAGTACAGCGGCCAGCCGGCAAGTGATCCGGGAATTGCAGGCTGCAGGCTATGAAGCATACTTTGTTGGCGGAGCAGTCCGTGATGCGTTGCTCGGAAAACAGCCGCTGGATATTGATATTACGACTTCTGCCACACCGCAGCAAGTCAAAGCCGTATTCAGCCGCAC
The Sporosarcina sp. P33 genome window above contains:
- a CDS encoding nucleotide pyrophosphohydrolase, which produces MTMTKTMEQLQQEVDTYITGFKEGYFPPMELLARLTEELGELSREVQDRYGMKKKKSTEAIRTLEEETGDLLFVLICFANSQNIDLTKALETVLTKFNTRDKDRWTKKEETE
- the dapB gene encoding 4-hydroxy-tetrahydrodipicolinate reductase, with product MTIKLAIAGARGRMGGTAILAATEAADIEIVAALDYKHDGQFLHNGSVTDTKEGIPIYTSLQALQAAHHPDVLLDVTDPDAVFTNASEALSLGMDVVIGTSGLTAEKLEDLESIALEQKKSCIIAPNFSIGAVLMMKFAQQAARYLGDVEILEMHHDRKLDAPSGTAVKTAEMIREVRAAHIQGHPEEQEKLKGARGADVEGMKIHSIRLPGLLAHQEVLLGGEGELLKIRHDSFDRKSFMPGILLAVREAVSSPKFVYGLEKIID
- the bshA gene encoding N-acetyl-alpha-D-glucosaminyl L-malate synthase BshA, translating into MQHRKLKVGVICYPSLGGSGVVATELGLKMADKGHEMHYITSSKPFRFLDVHPNIQFHEVTIEGYAVFKYPPYDIALANCIAQVIESEKLDLLHVHYAVPHAISAILAKDMAESEIGIITTLHGTDVTILGRDPALKNTLSYGINKSDRVTAVSRSLRNETIELLHPTTAIQTIYNFIDEEKYYPRKNSHLREQLGLAPDERVIIHISNFRKVKRIPDIIESFRLIDRKHKAKLLLVGEGPEKFDLEEYTEENGLQDDILFLGKRDDLPELLSISDVMLLLSEKEAFGLVLLEAFACGVPAVATAIGGIPEVVQDGSNGFLVQLGDVQAVAARVTHLLSDPVLHQQMKEKAIQTVQEEFSSEAIVAQYEKLYYEVAAMK